ctgcagtattatctcctgtatatgtaaacaaacttgtttgcttagcaattggctgaataagaagtaggactgagtggacttgtagactctgaagttttacacggttgtggttttgagtgcagttatgtaagaaaaaaatctacatttgtaagttgcactttcacgacagattgcactacagtaacttgtatgaggtgaattgaaaaatactattatcatttttacagtgcaaatatttgtaataaaaatatacattgatttcaattacaacacagaatactatatatatatgaaaatgtagaaaaacatccaaaataataaatttcaattgctattctatttaacagtgcaattaaaaatgtgattatcgcgattaatttttgagttaatcgcctgagttaactgtgattaatcgacagcttTTTTCATAGCCCTTATctgatctgcattcagttttAAATTAGTCTGTTCAGTGAAGAAAATTAAGTGAGGAACCAAATTAGGTTAAACTTTCTGTCAGAGCATTTTTGTGCATCAAGCTTCAGTTCAGGATAGATCAGAATGGTGGACAAAGCCTCTAAGCTATCAGTTTAAGATCATATCTGCATGCCACAGAACTTTAtattcaaataattaaaatagCCACTTGAAATGTAGTAATGTAGCCACTGACATGGTGATCAAATATGTCCTTTGGTTTGGAAATATTTAAGTCTCATTGCCTTTAACATAACCATTCTTTTTTATTCATTCATCCCAGCCACTAATCTGTATTGTTACAAGCACAGGGTCAATAATATTACACATCACTTATTCTTATTGTCATCCTCATAGTATCGCTGTTTCATAGCCCTGTATTTTCTGAGATAATACAAGGCCTCTAGCTCTTTTATAACAAATTCTCCACGACTAATTAGTTGCTTAATTTTTTCTGGATCTTTCACATCCTTATTTTTTAGGAAAGCTGCCTTCAAACGGCTTCTAAAGTAGTCTGCTCCTTTGGGATATTCCCTTCCAAGGTAcagcagctttaaaaacaaaaacaaatattttagaaCTTGGCACTATGtggcaaaaatgtttttatctaGTTAAGCAAAAGTACTAATGGCATTCAAGACACTTACATTTTTGTAAAGATTCAGCACTTCACCTCTTAAAGGATTGGCCATTTTTCATATTTCACTGAACATAGCCACTTAATTCTTGTGTGATTATTTACCTGAAGAATAATCAGTTTGATATTagccacacactgaactaacaAGTGACTGCACTTTAACCATTTATGGTATGATATTACTTACACTAATGCCCAAAATACCTCTTGAATTGAGTTTTCCTTAACttttgctttcctgaattagCATAAGTGCACTTATAATTTAATGAAGACAGATCTTATTTTAAGCAAAGTTGCAATCaattctgaaaataaataataattcaatGTATAGTCCCTAGTTCTAGCTTGCTAGCTTCCAACATTAGCATTTTTTATAATTCCCTGTGTTAATATCTAATTTATATTGCAAGTAAGTGGTGTATCCTCCACCTCAATTAGACTGTTGGTCTTTCAAGTACCGTAGCCCTGTCAATTCTGAGATGAAGCAAAAAGTGGCTTGTTTTGCGTCTGGAAGTAAGATATTGTTACTATAGAAACCAAGCA
The nucleotide sequence above comes from Caretta caretta isolate rCarCar2 chromosome 1, rCarCar1.hap1, whole genome shotgun sequence. Encoded proteins:
- the ETFRF1 gene encoding electron transfer flavoprotein regulatory factor 1, whose amino-acid sequence is MANPLRGEVLNLYKNLLYLGREYPKGADYFRSRLKAAFLKNKDVKDPEKIKQLISRGEFVIKELEALYYLRKYRAMKQRYYEDDNKNK